The proteins below are encoded in one region of Dryobates pubescens isolate bDryPub1 chromosome 27, bDryPub1.pri, whole genome shotgun sequence:
- the CREBL2 gene encoding cAMP-responsive element-binding protein-like 2 has product MDDSKVVGGKVKKPGKRGRKPAKIDLKAKLERSRQSARECRARKKLRYQYLEELVSSRERAICALREELEMYKQWCMAMDQGKIPSEIKALLTGEEQGKAQQNSTKLAKAVKTEANSSNPW; this is encoded by the exons ATGGATGACAGCAAG GTGGTTGGAGGCAAGGTAAAGAAACCAGGCAAGCGGGGTCGCAAACCAGCCAAAATAGACTTGAAGGCAAAGCTTGAGAGGAGTCGTCAGAGTGCAAGAGAGTGCAGAGCCAGGAAGAAGCTGAGGTACCAGTACCTGGAAGAGCTGGTTTCCAGCAGGGAGCGAGCCATCTGTGCTCTCAGAGAAGAGCTTGAAATG TACAAGCAGTGGTGCATGGCGATGGACCAAGGGAAAATCCCCTCTGAAATAAAAGCCCTGCTGACTGGAGAGGAGCaaggcaaagcacagcagaactCCACCAAACTTGCCAAGGCTGTGAAGAcagaagcaaacagcagcaatCCCT